The following are encoded together in the Streptomyces sp. NBC_00341 genome:
- a CDS encoding TldD/PmbA family protein, which yields MPHEVDQSFLALPLRPLADAALARARALGAVHADFRFERVRSATWRLRDARPAGASDSTELGYAVRVVHGGAWGFASGVDLTMDAAARVASQAVAMAKLSAKVIAAAGSDERVELADEPVHGERSWVSSYEIDPFDVPAQEKAGLLAEWSGRLLGAAGVAHVDASLMTVHENKFYADTAGTVTTQQRVRLHPQFTAVAVDATSGEFDSMRTIAPPVGRGWEYLTGTGWDWDAELERIPGLLAEKMRAPSVEAGTYDLVVDPSNLWLTIHESIGHATELDRALGYEAAYAGTSFATFDKLGKLAYGSPVMNVTGDRTAEHGLATIGYDDEGVEAQSWDLVKDGTLVGYQLDRRIAKLTDLGRSNGCAYADSPGHVPVQRMANVSLAPDPGGLSTDDLIGGVERGIYVVGDRSWSIDMQRYNFQFTGQRFFRIENGKLAGQLRDVAYQATTTDFWGSMEKVGGPQTYVLGGAFNCGKAQPGQVAAVSHGCPSALFRGVNILNTTQEAGR from the coding sequence GTGCCCCATGAGGTAGATCAGTCGTTCCTGGCCCTGCCGCTGAGGCCGCTGGCCGACGCGGCGCTCGCCCGCGCGCGGGCGCTCGGGGCCGTGCACGCGGACTTCCGCTTCGAGCGGGTGCGCAGCGCCACCTGGCGGCTGCGGGACGCCCGCCCGGCCGGGGCGTCGGACAGCACGGAGCTCGGGTACGCGGTGCGGGTGGTGCACGGCGGGGCGTGGGGGTTCGCCTCCGGGGTGGACCTGACGATGGACGCGGCGGCGAGGGTGGCCTCGCAGGCCGTCGCGATGGCGAAGCTCTCGGCGAAGGTGATCGCGGCGGCGGGCTCCGACGAGAGGGTGGAGCTGGCGGACGAGCCGGTGCACGGGGAGCGGAGCTGGGTCTCCTCGTACGAGATCGACCCGTTCGACGTACCGGCGCAGGAGAAGGCGGGGCTGCTCGCCGAGTGGAGCGGCCGGCTGCTGGGGGCGGCGGGCGTCGCGCATGTGGACGCCTCACTGATGACCGTCCACGAGAACAAGTTCTACGCGGACACGGCGGGCACGGTCACCACGCAGCAGCGGGTCCGGCTGCATCCGCAGTTCACCGCGGTGGCGGTGGACGCGACGAGCGGCGAGTTCGACTCGATGCGCACGATCGCGCCGCCGGTCGGGCGCGGCTGGGAGTACCTGACAGGGACCGGCTGGGACTGGGACGCGGAGCTGGAGCGGATTCCGGGGCTGCTGGCCGAGAAGATGCGGGCGCCGAGCGTCGAGGCGGGGACGTACGACCTGGTCGTCGACCCGTCGAACCTGTGGCTGACCATCCACGAGTCGATCGGGCACGCCACGGAGCTGGACCGGGCGCTGGGCTACGAGGCGGCGTACGCCGGGACCTCGTTCGCCACCTTCGACAAGCTGGGCAAGCTGGCGTACGGCTCGCCCGTGATGAACGTGACGGGCGACCGCACGGCCGAGCACGGGCTCGCGACGATCGGTTACGACGACGAGGGCGTCGAGGCCCAGTCGTGGGACCTGGTGAAGGACGGCACACTGGTCGGCTACCAGCTGGACCGCCGGATCGCGAAGCTGACGGATCTGGGCCGGTCCAACGGGTGCGCCTACGCGGACTCGCCGGGCCATGTCCCCGTGCAGCGGATGGCGAACGTGTCGCTGGCGCCGGATCCCGGCGGGCTGTCCACCGACGATCTGATCGGCGGGGTGGAGCGCGGGATCTACGTGGTCGGTGACCGGTCGTGGTCCATCGACATGCAAAGGTACAACTTTCAATTTACCGGGCAGCGGTTCTTCCGGATCGAGAACGGCAAGCTCGCCGGGCAGCTGCGCGATGTCGCGTACCAGGCGACGACGACGGACTTCTGGGGCTCGATGGAGAAGGTCGGCGGCCCCCAGACCTACGTCCTGGGCGGCGCCTTCAACTGCGGCAAGGCCCAGCCCGGCCAGGTCGCGGCCGTCTCGCACGGCTGCCCCTCCGCCCTCTTCCGAGGCGTGAACATCCTCAACACGACGCAGGAGGCCGGACGATGA
- a CDS encoding metallopeptidase TldD-related protein: MSRVSKPYEIVERALELSTADGCVVIADEESSANLRWAGNALTTNGVTRGRTLTVIATVDGAEGTASGVVSRAAVTPADLEPLVRAAEAAARGAGPAEDAQPLITGVPSSPDFTDAPAETDSDVFAAFAPALGDAFARARAGGRELYGFANHEMTSTYLGTSTGLRLRHDQPNGTLELNAKSPDRSRSAWAGRATRDFKDVDPAELDAELARRLGWAERRIELPAGRYETLLPPTSVADLLIYQLWSATARDAAEGRTVFSKPGGGTRLGDTLSPLPLSLRSDPHAAGIESAPFVIAHSSGDGASVFDNGLPLTRTDWIKDGRLEQLTTTRHTAGLTGLPLAPAIDNLVLEGGGERSLEEMVAATTGPALLLTCMWYIREVDPATLLLTGLTRDGVYLVEGGEVVGEVNNFRFNESPVELLSRATEAGRTEKTLPREWGDWFTRAAMPALRIPDFNMSSVSRGV, translated from the coding sequence ATGAGCCGCGTCAGCAAGCCCTACGAGATCGTCGAGCGCGCTCTCGAACTGTCCACCGCCGACGGCTGTGTGGTCATCGCCGACGAGGAGTCGTCGGCCAACCTTCGCTGGGCGGGCAACGCGCTCACCACGAACGGGGTGACCCGGGGCCGCACCCTGACCGTCATCGCCACGGTCGACGGGGCCGAGGGAACCGCGTCCGGGGTCGTGTCCCGGGCCGCGGTCACCCCGGCCGACCTGGAGCCGCTGGTGCGGGCCGCCGAGGCGGCCGCGCGCGGGGCCGGTCCGGCCGAGGACGCGCAGCCGCTGATCACCGGGGTGCCGTCGTCCCCCGACTTCACCGACGCCCCGGCGGAGACGGACTCCGACGTGTTCGCGGCGTTCGCCCCCGCGCTCGGGGACGCCTTCGCGCGGGCCAGGGCCGGTGGCCGGGAGCTCTACGGCTTCGCGAACCACGAGATGACCTCGACCTACCTCGGTACGTCGACCGGGCTGCGGCTGCGCCACGACCAGCCGAACGGCACGCTGGAGCTGAACGCCAAGTCGCCCGACCGCTCGCGCTCGGCCTGGGCGGGGCGTGCGACCCGCGACTTCAAGGACGTCGACCCGGCGGAGCTGGATGCCGAGCTGGCCCGGCGGCTCGGCTGGGCGGAGCGCCGTATCGAACTGCCGGCCGGACGGTACGAGACGCTGCTGCCGCCGACCTCCGTGGCCGATCTGCTGATCTACCAGCTGTGGTCCGCGACCGCCCGGGACGCCGCCGAGGGCCGGACGGTGTTCTCCAAGCCGGGCGGCGGCACCCGGCTCGGGGACACGCTGTCCCCGCTGCCGTTGTCGCTGCGCAGCGACCCGCACGCCGCGGGGATCGAGTCCGCGCCGTTCGTCATCGCGCACTCCTCCGGTGACGGCGCCTCGGTCTTCGACAACGGGCTGCCGCTGACCCGCACCGACTGGATCAAGGACGGGCGGCTGGAGCAGCTGACGACGACCCGGCACACCGCGGGCCTGACGGGGCTGCCGCTCGCCCCGGCGATCGACAACCTGGTCCTGGAGGGCGGCGGTGAACGGTCGCTGGAGGAGATGGTGGCCGCGACGACAGGGCCCGCGCTGCTGCTGACCTGCATGTGGTACATCCGCGAGGTCGATCCGGCGACGCTGCTGCTGACCGGGCTGACCCGGGACGGGGTGTATCTCGTGGAGGGCGGCGAGGTGGTCGGTGAGGTGAACAACTTCCGCTTCAACGAGTCCCCGGTGGAGCTGCTGTCCCGGGCCACGGAGGCCGGGCGCACCGAGAAGACGCTGCCGCGCGAGTGGGGCGACTGGTTCACCCGGGCCGCGATGCCCGCGCTGCGCATCCCGGACTTCAACATGAGCTCGGTGAGCCGGGGCGTGTGA
- the tyrS gene encoding tyrosine--tRNA ligase, translating into MTDIVDELKWRGLFAQSTDEDALRKALADGPVTFYCGYDPTAASLHVGHLVQVLTMRRLQQAGLRPLALVGGATGQIGDPRPTAERTLNDPETIAAWVSRLRSQIEPFLSFEGENAAVMVNNLDWTAGMSAIEFLRDIGKHFRVNKMLTKESIARRLESDEGISYTEFSYQLLQSMDFLELYRRHGCTLQQGGSDQWGNLTAGLDLIHRLEPGAEVHALATPLMTKADGTKFGKSESGAVWLDPEMTTPYAFYQFWLNVDDRDISRYMRILSFLSPAELEELEKVTEERPQARSAQRALAEELTTLVHGADQCAAVIAASKALFGQGELGGLDEATLGAALSEVPHARVTELGPLVDLLVEVGLAPSKSGARRTVKEGGAYVNNVKVTDGEAAPAREELLHGRWLVLRRGKKNLAAIEVTAG; encoded by the coding sequence GTGACGGACATCGTCGACGAGCTGAAGTGGCGCGGGCTGTTCGCCCAGTCCACTGACGAGGACGCCCTGCGCAAGGCTCTCGCGGACGGTCCCGTCACGTTCTATTGCGGCTACGACCCCACCGCGGCGAGTCTGCACGTCGGCCATCTGGTGCAGGTGCTCACCATGCGCCGGCTCCAGCAGGCCGGGCTGCGGCCGCTCGCCCTGGTGGGCGGGGCCACCGGCCAGATCGGTGACCCCCGGCCGACCGCGGAGCGCACGCTGAACGACCCGGAGACCATCGCCGCCTGGGTGTCGCGGCTGCGGTCCCAGATCGAGCCGTTCCTGTCCTTCGAGGGCGAGAACGCCGCGGTCATGGTGAACAACCTGGACTGGACCGCGGGCATGTCCGCGATCGAGTTCCTGCGGGACATCGGCAAGCACTTCCGGGTCAACAAGATGCTCACGAAGGAGTCCATCGCCCGCCGGCTGGAGTCCGACGAGGGCATCAGCTACACCGAGTTCAGCTACCAGCTGCTCCAGAGCATGGACTTCCTGGAGCTGTACCGGCGGCACGGCTGCACCCTCCAGCAGGGCGGCAGCGACCAGTGGGGCAACCTCACCGCGGGGCTGGACCTGATCCACCGCCTGGAGCCGGGCGCCGAGGTGCACGCGCTGGCGACGCCGCTGATGACGAAGGCGGACGGGACCAAGTTCGGCAAGTCCGAGAGCGGTGCCGTCTGGCTCGACCCGGAGATGACGACGCCGTACGCGTTCTACCAGTTCTGGCTGAACGTGGACGACCGCGACATCTCGCGCTACATGCGCATCCTCAGCTTCCTGAGCCCCGCCGAGCTGGAGGAGCTGGAGAAGGTCACGGAGGAGCGGCCTCAGGCCCGCTCCGCGCAGCGCGCGCTGGCCGAGGAGCTGACGACGCTGGTGCACGGCGCGGACCAGTGCGCCGCGGTCATCGCCGCGTCGAAGGCCCTGTTCGGCCAGGGTGAGCTGGGCGGGCTGGACGAGGCGACGCTGGGCGCGGCGCTCTCCGAGGTGCCGCACGCCCGGGTCACCGAGCTGGGTCCGCTGGTGGACCTGCTGGTGGAGGTCGGTCTGGCGCCGAGCAAGTCGGGTGCGCGCCGCACGGTCAAGGAGGGTGGCGCGTACGTGAACAACGTCAAGGTCACCGACGGCGAGGCGGCACCGGCCCGCGAGGAGCTGCTGCACGGGCGCTGGCTGGTGCTGCGCAGGGGCAAGAAGAACCTCGCGGCCATCGAGGTCACGGCCGGCTGA
- a CDS encoding GlsB/YeaQ/YmgE family stress response membrane protein: MSWLWAIIVGLVLGLIAKAILPGKQEIPLWLTVIFGMIGSILGNAVATWIGVNDTKGIDWTRHVLQLIGAVVVVGVGDMLWASIRGSRRQKT; the protein is encoded by the coding sequence ATGAGCTGGTTGTGGGCAATCATCGTGGGCCTGGTGCTCGGCCTGATCGCGAAGGCGATCCTGCCGGGGAAGCAGGAGATCCCACTCTGGCTGACGGTCATCTTCGGCATGATCGGCAGCATCCTCGGCAATGCCGTCGCCACCTGGATCGGTGTCAACGACACCAAGGGCATCGACTGGACGCGCCATGTGCTCCAGCTGATCGGCGCCGTGGTGGTGGTCGGTGTCGGGGACATGCTGTGGGCATCGATCCGAGGCAGCAGACGACAGAAGACCTGA
- a CDS encoding DUF3099 domain-containing protein, with product MGKQSGSEVFRITGARQGLAEDVRGRQRRYVISMSVRTVSVIAAAALWNVERYVAIVGLALGVLLPYVAVVIANAGRENSPALPSTFVPAPTRLALGAAPVAGHAEPGPEAEQPFRTPDPQGHS from the coding sequence ATGGGCAAGCAGAGCGGTTCCGAGGTCTTCCGGATCACGGGGGCCCGACAGGGGCTCGCGGAGGATGTGCGCGGCAGGCAGCGGCGCTACGTGATCTCGATGTCCGTGCGCACGGTCTCCGTGATCGCCGCGGCGGCCCTGTGGAACGTGGAGCGCTATGTGGCGATCGTGGGGCTGGCGCTGGGCGTTCTGCTCCCGTACGTCGCGGTCGTCATCGCCAACGCGGGCCGGGAGAACTCCCCCGCGCTGCCCTCGACCTTCGTCCCGGCCCCGACCCGGCTCGCGCTCGGCGCCGCACCGGTGGCGGGTCACGCCGAACCCGGCCCGGAGGCGGAGCAGCCCTTCCGTACCCCTGATCCGCAGGGTCACAGCTGA
- the moaA gene encoding GTP 3',8-cyclase MoaA, whose amino-acid sequence MLIDTYDRVATDLRVSLTDRCNLRCTYCMPEEGLQWLAKPDLLSDDEIVRLVRIAVTQLGITEVRFTGGEPLLRPGLVSIVEQCAALEPRPKMSITTNGIGLKRTAAALMAAGLDRVNVSLDTLRPDVFKTLTRRDRHHDVLAGLEAAREAGLTPVKVNTVLMPGLNDDEAPDLLAWAVDNAYQLRFIEQMPLDAQHGWKRDGMITAGDILQSLRTRFELTPEGRDERGSAPAERWLVDGGPHRVGVIASVTRPFCRACDRTRLTADGQVRTCLFAREETDLRGALRSDAPDEEIARIWKLAMWGKKAGSGLDDPSFLQPDRPMSAIGG is encoded by the coding sequence ATGCTCATCGACACCTACGACCGGGTCGCCACCGACCTGCGCGTGTCACTCACCGACCGGTGCAACCTGCGCTGTACGTACTGCATGCCGGAGGAAGGCCTGCAGTGGCTGGCCAAGCCGGACCTGCTGAGTGACGACGAGATCGTCCGCCTCGTCCGCATCGCCGTCACGCAGCTCGGCATCACCGAAGTCCGCTTCACCGGCGGCGAGCCGCTGCTGCGCCCCGGACTCGTCTCCATCGTCGAACAGTGCGCGGCCCTGGAGCCCCGCCCGAAGATGTCGATCACCACCAACGGGATCGGGCTGAAGCGGACCGCCGCGGCGCTCATGGCCGCAGGACTGGACCGGGTCAACGTCTCGCTGGACACCCTGCGCCCCGACGTGTTCAAGACCCTCACCCGCCGCGACCGGCACCACGACGTCCTGGCCGGCCTCGAAGCCGCCCGGGAGGCCGGGCTCACCCCGGTCAAGGTCAACACCGTCCTGATGCCGGGACTTAACGACGACGAGGCCCCGGACCTGCTCGCCTGGGCCGTGGACAACGCCTACCAGCTCCGCTTCATCGAGCAGATGCCGCTCGACGCACAGCACGGCTGGAAGCGCGACGGAATGATCACAGCGGGTGACATCCTCCAGTCGCTGCGCACCCGCTTCGAGCTGACCCCCGAGGGCCGGGACGAGCGCGGCTCCGCCCCCGCGGAGCGCTGGCTGGTCGACGGCGGACCGCACCGGGTCGGCGTCATCGCCTCGGTCACCCGGCCGTTCTGCCGGGCCTGCGACCGCACCCGGCTCACCGCCGACGGACAGGTGCGCACCTGTCTGTTCGCCCGCGAGGAGACCGACCTGCGCGGCGCACTGCGGTCGGACGCGCCGGACGAGGAGATCGCCCGGATCTGGAAGCTCGCGATGTGGGGCAAGAAGGCCGGATCCGGCCTGGACGACCCGTCCTTCCTGCAGCCGGACCGCCCGATGTCGGCGATCGGCGGGTAG
- a CDS encoding cation acetate symporter: protein MSAAYHSHTAVLAASSTTEHRPLIITLFAVFVAATLGITVWAGRQTKSASDFYAGGRQFTAFQNGLAVSGDYMSAASFLGIAGAIALFGYDGFLYSIGFLVAWLVALLLVAEPLRNSGRYTMGDVLAYRMRQRPVRTAAGVSTIIVSIFYLLAQMAGAGVLVSLLLGITSDAGKILIVALVGVLMIVYVTIGGMKGTTWVQMVKAVLLIAGAILMTFMVLWKFDFNVSDLLGTAAEKSGHGASFLEPGLKYGATGTSKLDFLSLGIALVLGTAGLPHILIRFYTVPTAKAARKSVNWAIGIIGAFYLMTIALGFGAAALIGPKEIIAKNPAGNAAAPQLAEYLGGVGSTGGAVMLAVISAVAFATILAVVAGLTLASSSSFAHDIYANVIRKGKATEKEEMRAARWATVFIGAAAILLGAFARDMNVAGLVALAFAVAASANLPTLLYSLFWKRFTTQGALWSIYGGLASSVILVLFSPVVSGNAKTSMFKGVDFAWFPLENPGLISIPLGFLLGWLGSLLSKEEPDKGKYAELEVKSLTGIGAH from the coding sequence ATGAGCGCCGCGTACCACTCCCACACCGCCGTACTCGCCGCCTCCTCCACCACCGAGCACCGGCCGCTGATCATCACGCTCTTCGCGGTCTTCGTCGCGGCGACGCTCGGCATCACCGTCTGGGCCGGCCGGCAGACCAAGAGCGCCTCCGACTTCTACGCCGGAGGACGGCAGTTCACCGCCTTCCAGAACGGACTCGCGGTCTCCGGCGACTACATGTCCGCCGCCTCGTTCCTCGGCATCGCCGGAGCCATCGCCCTCTTCGGATACGACGGCTTCCTCTACTCGATCGGCTTCCTCGTCGCCTGGCTGGTCGCCCTGCTGCTGGTGGCGGAACCGCTGCGAAACTCGGGCCGCTACACCATGGGCGACGTCCTCGCCTACCGGATGCGGCAGCGCCCCGTACGCACCGCGGCGGGCGTCTCCACCATCATCGTCTCGATCTTCTACCTGCTGGCGCAGATGGCCGGCGCCGGTGTGCTGGTCTCCCTGCTCCTCGGCATCACCAGCGACGCCGGAAAGATCCTCATCGTTGCGCTGGTCGGCGTACTGATGATCGTCTACGTCACCATCGGCGGCATGAAGGGCACCACCTGGGTGCAGATGGTCAAGGCCGTGCTGCTCATCGCGGGCGCCATCCTGATGACCTTCATGGTGCTCTGGAAGTTCGACTTCAACGTCTCGGACCTGCTGGGCACCGCCGCCGAGAAGAGCGGCCACGGCGCGTCGTTCCTGGAGCCCGGACTCAAGTACGGCGCCACCGGCACCTCGAAGCTGGACTTCCTCTCCCTCGGTATCGCCCTCGTGCTGGGCACCGCGGGCCTGCCGCACATCCTGATCCGCTTCTACACGGTGCCGACCGCCAAGGCCGCCCGTAAGTCGGTCAACTGGGCCATCGGCATCATCGGTGCCTTCTACCTGATGACGATCGCGCTCGGATTCGGCGCCGCGGCGCTCATCGGACCGAAGGAGATCATCGCGAAGAACCCGGCGGGCAACGCGGCGGCCCCGCAGCTCGCCGAGTACCTCGGCGGGGTCGGCTCCACCGGCGGCGCCGTCATGCTCGCCGTCATCTCCGCCGTCGCCTTCGCCACCATCCTCGCCGTCGTCGCGGGCCTCACCCTCGCCTCCTCGTCCTCCTTCGCCCACGACATCTACGCCAACGTCATCCGCAAGGGGAAGGCCACCGAGAAGGAGGAGATGCGGGCCGCCCGCTGGGCCACCGTCTTCATCGGCGCCGCCGCGATCCTGCTGGGCGCCTTCGCCCGCGACATGAACGTCGCCGGTCTGGTGGCGCTCGCCTTCGCCGTCGCCGCCTCCGCCAACCTGCCCACGCTCCTCTACAGCCTCTTCTGGAAGCGCTTCACCACGCAGGGCGCGCTGTGGTCGATCTACGGCGGTCTGGCCAGCTCGGTGATCCTGGTGCTGTTCTCGCCGGTCGTCTCCGGAAACGCGAAGACCTCGATGTTCAAGGGCGTCGACTTCGCCTGGTTCCCGCTGGAGAACCCCGGCCTGATCTCGATCCCACTGGGCTTCCTGCTCGGCTGGCTCGGCTCCCTCCTGTCGAAGGAGGAGCCGGACAAGGGCAAGTACGCCGAGCTGGAGGTCAAGTCCCTCACCGGCATCGGAGCCCACTGA
- a CDS encoding DUF485 domain-containing protein — protein MATDAPPPEGSTEKGPAQPTTEAFVAEQESAEFGELRRSHRSFAFPLTIAFVLWYLLYVLLSNYAGDFMGTKVYSNFNVAFVFGLAQFLTTFLIAWFYSRHANAKLDPKAEAIKSRMEADV, from the coding sequence GTGGCTACCGATGCACCGCCGCCCGAGGGCAGTACGGAGAAAGGGCCGGCCCAGCCCACGACCGAGGCCTTCGTCGCGGAGCAGGAGAGCGCGGAATTCGGCGAACTGCGCCGCTCGCACCGCTCGTTCGCCTTCCCGCTGACCATCGCCTTCGTCCTCTGGTACCTGCTGTACGTACTGCTGTCCAACTACGCCGGCGACTTCATGGGCACCAAGGTGTACAGCAACTTCAACGTGGCCTTCGTCTTCGGCCTCGCCCAGTTCCTCACCACCTTCCTCATCGCCTGGTTCTACTCGCGGCACGCCAACGCGAAGCTGGACCCGAAGGCCGAGGCCATCAAGTCCCGTATGGAGGCCGACGTATGA
- a CDS encoding S8 family serine peptidase, which translates to MAHLRSGRTRALALPVGLALTVSLGFLPTGSASASAVDGRTAAAVPADGPKLSYVVNTRGGPGTVKQVRKAVERAGGTVVIAYDRIGVLVVHSQNPDFAQSVRRVRGVDSAGATRTNPIVPQATKDIGVQQPLTAEQERTAAARATADQDPMEPLQWDLPAIKADKAHQKSLGSRKVTVAVIDTGVDDTHPDLAPNFDRSASANCVTGAPDTTPGSWRPNAGESPHGTHVAGTIAAAKNGIGVTGVAPGVKVAGIKVANPDGYFYTESVVCGFMWAADHGVDVTNNSYYTDPWMYNCKDDPDQGALVDAVARATRYAESRGTVNVAASGNSAEDLAADTIEDSGSPNDGDTTTRTIDPKKCFDIPTMLPGVVTVSATGAKGLKASYSNYGNGVIDVAAPGGDSTAYQPPELPATNGLILSTLPGGEYGYMAGTSMASPHVAGVVALIKSRHPYASAFAVKALLTAEADATACGAPYDIDGDGTVDAVCEGGKNRNGFYGAGVVDALDAVRW; encoded by the coding sequence ATGGCTCATCTGAGATCCGGGCGGACGCGCGCACTGGCGCTGCCCGTCGGACTGGCCCTCACCGTCTCGCTCGGCTTTCTGCCGACGGGTTCCGCGTCCGCTTCCGCGGTGGACGGCCGGACCGCTGCGGCGGTGCCGGCGGACGGACCGAAACTGTCGTACGTGGTGAACACGCGGGGCGGCCCCGGCACCGTCAAGCAGGTGCGCAAGGCGGTGGAGCGGGCTGGCGGCACGGTGGTGATCGCCTACGACCGGATCGGCGTCCTCGTCGTCCACTCGCAGAACCCGGACTTCGCGCAGTCCGTCCGCAGGGTCAGGGGCGTGGATTCGGCGGGCGCCACCCGCACCAACCCGATCGTCCCGCAGGCCACCAAGGACATCGGGGTCCAGCAGCCGCTCACCGCCGAGCAGGAGCGGACCGCCGCGGCGCGGGCGACGGCGGACCAGGATCCGATGGAGCCGCTGCAGTGGGACCTGCCGGCCATCAAGGCGGACAAGGCGCACCAGAAGTCACTGGGCAGCCGGAAGGTCACGGTCGCGGTCATCGACACGGGCGTCGACGACACGCATCCGGACCTCGCGCCCAACTTCGACCGGTCCGCCTCGGCGAACTGTGTGACCGGCGCACCGGACACCACCCCCGGCTCCTGGCGCCCGAACGCCGGTGAGAGCCCGCACGGCACCCATGTCGCGGGCACCATAGCCGCGGCGAAGAACGGCATCGGGGTGACGGGCGTCGCTCCGGGGGTGAAGGTCGCCGGTATCAAGGTGGCGAACCCGGACGGATACTTCTACACCGAGTCCGTCGTGTGCGGCTTCATGTGGGCGGCGGACCACGGTGTCGACGTCACCAACAACAGCTATTACACCGACCCGTGGATGTACAACTGCAAGGACGACCCGGACCAGGGCGCACTGGTCGACGCGGTCGCCCGTGCCACCCGGTACGCGGAGAGCAGGGGCACGGTCAACGTCGCCGCGTCGGGCAACTCCGCCGAGGACCTGGCGGCCGACACGATCGAGGACTCGGGCAGCCCGAACGACGGCGACACCACCACGCGGACCATCGACCCGAAGAAGTGCTTCGACATCCCGACCATGCTGCCGGGTGTCGTGACGGTCTCGGCGACGGGCGCGAAGGGCCTGAAGGCCTCGTACTCGAACTACGGGAACGGCGTCATCGACGTGGCGGCCCCGGGCGGCGACTCGACGGCCTACCAGCCGCCCGAGCTGCCCGCAACGAACGGTCTGATCCTGTCCACGCTGCCGGGCGGCGAGTACGGCTACATGGCCGGTACGTCGATGGCCTCCCCGCACGTGGCGGGCGTGGTGGCCCTGATCAAGTCGAGGCACCCGTACGCGTCCGCGTTCGCGGTGAAGGCGCTGCTGACGGCGGAGGCGGACGCCACGGCGTGCGGCGCCCCGTACGACATCGACGGTGACGGCACCGTCGACGCGGTCTGCGAGGGCGGCAAGAACCGCAACGGCTTCTACGGGGCCGGTGTGGTGGACGCCCTGGACGCGGTCCGCTGGTAG
- a CDS encoding zinc-dependent alcohol dehydrogenase family protein, translated as MRATVIHAPHDIRVQEVPDPAIQQPTDVVLRVLRACICGSDLWAYRGESARKPGQRIGHEFLGIVEEAGSGVNGFAVGDLVVAPFVWSDGTCAYCAEGLTTSCPQGGFWGSVGSDGGQGEAVRVPFADGTLVKLPAAAASDDRLLTALLALSDVLGTGHHAAVGAGVKPGSTVAVVGDGAVGLCGVMAAKRLGAERIIALGRHTARTDIARIFGATDVVAERGEAAVAAVRELLGGEGAQAVIEAVGTEQSMRTAVEITRDGGSIGYVGVPHGSGTGLDLGVMFDRNIALRGGVAPVRSYIPELLPDVLSGAIDPSPVFDLAIGLDDVPAGYKAMDERTALKVLIKP; from the coding sequence ATGCGCGCCACCGTCATCCACGCCCCCCACGACATCCGCGTGCAGGAGGTCCCGGACCCGGCGATCCAGCAGCCCACCGACGTGGTGCTGCGGGTCCTGCGGGCCTGCATCTGCGGCAGCGACCTGTGGGCCTACCGAGGCGAGTCCGCCCGCAAGCCCGGCCAGCGCATCGGCCACGAGTTCCTCGGGATCGTCGAGGAGGCCGGCTCCGGCGTCAACGGCTTCGCCGTCGGCGACCTGGTCGTCGCCCCCTTCGTCTGGTCCGACGGCACCTGCGCCTACTGCGCGGAGGGCCTGACCACCTCCTGCCCGCAGGGCGGGTTCTGGGGTTCGGTCGGCTCCGACGGCGGGCAGGGCGAGGCCGTCCGCGTCCCGTTCGCCGACGGCACCCTGGTCAAGCTCCCCGCCGCCGCGGCCTCCGACGACCGCCTGCTCACCGCGCTGCTGGCCCTCTCCGACGTCCTCGGCACCGGCCACCACGCGGCGGTTGGCGCCGGGGTGAAGCCCGGCTCCACGGTCGCCGTCGTCGGCGACGGAGCCGTCGGCCTGTGCGGGGTCATGGCCGCCAAGCGGCTCGGCGCCGAGCGGATCATCGCGCTCGGCCGCCACACCGCCCGCACCGACATCGCCCGCATCTTCGGCGCCACCGACGTCGTCGCGGAGCGCGGCGAGGCCGCCGTCGCCGCCGTACGCGAACTGCTCGGCGGCGAGGGCGCCCAGGCGGTCATCGAGGCCGTCGGCACCGAGCAGTCGATGCGCACGGCCGTGGAGATCACCCGCGACGGCGGCTCGATCGGCTACGTCGGCGTACCGCACGGCAGCGGCACCGGACTGGACCTCGGCGTCATGTTCGACCGGAACATCGCGCTGCGCGGCGGGGTCGCCCCCGTGCGCAGCTACATACCGGAGCTGCTCCCCGACGTGCTGTCCGGTGCCATCGACCCGTCGCCCGTCTTCGACCTCGCTATCGGGCTCGACGACGTACCGGCCGGCTACAAGGCGATGGACGAGCGCACGGCGCTGAAGGTCCTCATCAAGCCGTGA